From a single Rhodococcus qingshengii JCM 15477 genomic region:
- a CDS encoding flavin-containing monooxygenase translates to MVDIDPTSGPSAGDEETRTRRTRVVVIGAGFGGIGTAVRLKQSGIDDFVVLERAAEPGGTWQVNTYPGAQCDIPSILYSFSFAPNPNWTRLYPLQPEIYDYLRDCVHRFGLAGHFHCNQDVTEASWDEQAQIWRVHTAETMWEAQFLVAATGPFSAPATPDLPGLESFRGQMFHTADWNHDHDLRGERIAVVGTGASAVQIIPRLQPLADTLTVFQRTPTWILPHPDQPMTGWPSALFERVPLTQRLARKGLDLLQEALVPGFVYKPSLLKGLAALGRAHLRRQVRDPELRAKLLPHYAFGCKRPTFSNTYYPALASPNVEVVTDGIVEVQERGVLTADGAFREVDTIVMGTGFRMGDNPSFDIIRGKDGRSLAQTWNGSAEAFLGTTISGFPNFFMILGPNSVVYTSQVVTIEAQVEYIVSCILQMDEGGIGSIDVRADVQREFVRATDRRLATSVWNAGGCSSYYLVDGGRNYTFYPGFNRSFRTRTKRADLAHYAQVQPVSSESLTTARETVRSR, encoded by the coding sequence ATGGTCGACATCGACCCAACCTCGGGGCCATCGGCCGGTGACGAGGAAACTCGAACTCGCCGAACACGAGTCGTCGTCATCGGAGCCGGTTTCGGCGGCATCGGAACGGCTGTCCGCTTGAAGCAGTCCGGGATCGACGACTTCGTCGTTCTGGAACGTGCCGCGGAGCCCGGGGGAACCTGGCAGGTCAATACCTACCCCGGTGCACAGTGCGACATCCCGTCGATTCTGTACTCGTTCTCGTTTGCGCCAAATCCGAACTGGACGCGGCTGTATCCGCTACAGCCCGAGATCTACGACTATCTCCGGGATTGCGTCCATCGCTTCGGACTGGCCGGTCATTTCCACTGCAACCAGGACGTGACAGAAGCTTCGTGGGACGAGCAAGCCCAGATCTGGCGGGTACACACTGCGGAAACCATGTGGGAGGCACAGTTCCTGGTCGCGGCCACCGGCCCGTTCAGTGCCCCCGCCACACCCGACCTTCCCGGGCTCGAATCGTTTCGTGGTCAGATGTTCCACACCGCGGACTGGAACCACGACCACGACCTTCGCGGTGAGCGGATAGCCGTGGTCGGCACCGGCGCCTCTGCGGTGCAGATCATCCCCAGACTGCAACCGCTCGCGGACACGTTGACCGTGTTCCAGCGGACACCGACGTGGATCCTGCCGCACCCGGATCAGCCGATGACCGGCTGGCCGAGCGCTCTCTTCGAGCGGGTGCCGCTCACCCAACGACTGGCACGCAAGGGACTTGACCTGCTCCAAGAAGCCCTGGTACCCGGATTCGTGTACAAGCCGTCACTGCTCAAAGGGCTGGCCGCACTCGGCCGAGCACACCTTCGCCGGCAGGTGCGGGACCCGGAGCTTCGCGCAAAGCTGCTCCCCCACTACGCATTCGGATGCAAGCGTCCGACGTTCTCGAACACCTACTATCCCGCGCTGGCGTCACCCAATGTGGAGGTGGTGACGGACGGAATCGTCGAGGTGCAGGAGCGCGGAGTCCTCACCGCGGACGGCGCCTTCCGGGAAGTCGACACCATAGTCATGGGAACCGGCTTTCGTATGGGAGACAACCCGTCGTTCGACATCATCCGGGGCAAGGACGGCCGCAGCCTCGCGCAGACGTGGAACGGCAGTGCCGAGGCCTTCCTCGGCACCACCATCAGCGGGTTTCCGAACTTCTTCATGATCCTCGGCCCCAATTCCGTGGTCTACACCTCGCAGGTCGTCACGATCGAAGCGCAGGTCGAGTACATCGTGAGCTGCATTCTTCAAATGGACGAGGGCGGCATCGGCAGTATCGACGTCCGGGCAGACGTGCAGAGAGAGTTCGTGCGCGCGACCGACCGCCGACTCGCCACCAGCGTATGGAACGCCGGCGGGTGCAGTAGTTACTACCTCGTCGACGGCGGCCGCAATTACACCTTCTATCCCGGATTCAACCGATCCTTCCGCACCAGGACCAAACGAGCCGACCTCGCTCACTACGCGCAAGTACAACCCGTCTCGTCCGAATCACTCACCACTGCCCGAGAAACCGTGAGGAGCCGATAA
- a CDS encoding metal-dependent hydrolase encodes MLGINAFRGTPVVAPSGARRYTDEAHAIAARDVEFDWDGVPLHYVPNEPMVTHVINFMHLVLPEGERAMSATLAEALPLIEDPRLHEEVVGFVGQEATHASSHKGAREHLADLGMDMKPMSRRMDWLVDKILGDKGLTGKAKHAWLCERLGLFAAMEHYTAVVGEWLLTDPALEDAGMHPTMLDMVKWHGAEEVEHRNVAFDAYMYVDGSYARRVRTALLASFTLFVLFIASMNYLFRQDPSKAKGRLWPLQLISATRRGLVPNMKFLITEIPPYLRPSFHPSQIGDMDVAMRYLARSPAANRSSEKSEG; translated from the coding sequence ATGCTCGGCATCAACGCCTTCCGAGGCACACCCGTCGTCGCACCGTCCGGCGCGCGCCGCTACACCGACGAAGCACATGCGATCGCCGCCCGTGACGTCGAATTCGACTGGGACGGCGTACCACTGCATTACGTGCCGAACGAACCGATGGTCACCCACGTCATCAACTTCATGCATCTCGTGTTGCCCGAGGGAGAGCGGGCCATGTCCGCAACGCTCGCCGAAGCGCTCCCGCTCATCGAGGACCCCCGCCTGCACGAAGAGGTGGTGGGATTCGTCGGCCAGGAAGCAACACACGCGTCGTCGCACAAAGGTGCACGCGAGCATCTTGCGGACCTCGGCATGGACATGAAACCGATGTCACGCCGGATGGACTGGCTCGTGGACAAGATATTGGGCGACAAAGGATTGACCGGAAAAGCCAAGCACGCCTGGCTCTGTGAACGTCTCGGCTTGTTTGCCGCGATGGAGCACTACACGGCGGTGGTCGGGGAATGGCTGCTCACCGATCCCGCCCTCGAAGATGCCGGCATGCACCCGACGATGCTCGACATGGTCAAGTGGCACGGCGCCGAGGAAGTCGAGCACCGCAACGTGGCCTTCGACGCCTACATGTACGTGGACGGTAGCTACGCCCGCCGCGTTCGCACGGCGCTGCTCGCCAGCTTCACGTTGTTCGTGTTGTTCATCGCCTCGATGAACTACCTTTTCCGGCAGGACCCGTCGAAGGCGAAGGGCCGCCTGTGGCCTCTGCAACTGATCAGCGCCACTCGCCGCGGCCTGGTCCCGAACATGAAATTCCTGATCACCGAGATTCCTCCGTATCTGCGGCCGAGCTTCCATCCGTCCCAGATCGGGGACATGGACGTAGCCATGCGCTACCTCGCTCGCTCACCTGCCGCCAATCGTTCTTCCGAAAAGAGTGAAGGATGA
- a CDS encoding PDR/VanB family oxidoreductase, with product MNKTTADRPHDAQDFTPTRSLRIAAQATSAYRRIFASSPAAQILSRPNPVRYSGFDMTLDVKSVRFECADVLSVTLTPREGITLPSWIPGAHLDVILPSGRQRQYSLCGDPDDLTSYRIAVRRIDEGGGGSREIHESLKPGMVVDVRGPRNAFPFVTAPSYLFVAGGIGITPILPMVQRCHRRGVPWRLDYLGRTRAAMPFLNEIEEYSSGRVTIRPDDELGPTDIGTLVAAADPGAAVYTCGPVPLMNTVRAATFAANPTGSVHSERFSPLPAVDGKEFTVHLARTGLTVDVGESESALAAIRRVLPGVAYSCQQGFCGTCKVRVLSGTVEHRDTLLTESERTGSMLTCRSRSTGGSLVVDL from the coding sequence ATGAACAAGACGACTGCCGACCGTCCTCACGACGCACAAGACTTCACACCGACCCGGTCGTTGAGGATTGCCGCACAGGCGACGAGCGCATACCGTCGAATCTTTGCGTCAAGTCCTGCAGCGCAGATACTTTCGCGTCCCAACCCGGTCCGCTACAGCGGATTCGACATGACGCTGGACGTGAAGTCCGTCCGGTTCGAGTGCGCAGACGTCCTGAGTGTCACCTTGACCCCGAGGGAAGGAATCACCCTGCCGTCGTGGATTCCCGGCGCTCACCTAGACGTCATTCTCCCCTCGGGAAGGCAACGACAGTATTCGTTGTGCGGAGACCCCGACGACTTGACCTCGTATCGGATCGCCGTCCGGCGAATCGACGAAGGCGGGGGTGGCTCCCGCGAGATACACGAGTCGCTGAAACCCGGAATGGTTGTCGACGTACGAGGGCCGCGGAATGCATTTCCTTTTGTCACTGCTCCGTCGTACCTCTTTGTTGCGGGCGGAATCGGGATCACTCCGATACTTCCCATGGTGCAACGCTGTCACCGCCGCGGAGTCCCGTGGCGATTGGACTATCTCGGACGAACTCGGGCAGCTATGCCATTCCTGAACGAGATCGAGGAGTATTCCAGCGGCCGGGTAACCATCCGACCCGACGACGAGCTGGGTCCGACGGATATCGGAACACTCGTCGCTGCTGCGGATCCAGGTGCCGCGGTGTACACGTGCGGACCGGTTCCGCTGATGAACACGGTGCGTGCGGCAACTTTCGCCGCCAACCCGACCGGATCGGTGCACAGCGAGAGGTTCTCCCCACTCCCGGCAGTCGACGGCAAGGAGTTCACGGTGCATCTGGCGCGCACCGGTCTCACCGTCGATGTGGGCGAGTCCGAAAGTGCATTGGCTGCAATACGACGCGTACTTCCCGGAGTAGCGTATTCATGCCAACAGGGCTTCTGCGGTACATGCAAGGTCCGGGTGCTCTCCGGGACCGTCGAGCATCGAGACACCCTCCTCACCGAATCCGAACGTACTGGTTCGATGTTGACCTGTCGATCACGTTCCACCGGTGGGTCTTTGGTGGTGGACCTGTGA
- a CDS encoding SRPBCC family protein — MKGKFSLSAADAAFIRSAPLVITHRIESEATCESLWQTLTSDGALTSWAHGITGADWTSDRPFGVGTTRTVRAGAFAALNERFFRWDEGRRMSFYVESASLPGFKRFAEDLVLEPTSTGSRLTWTFAVQAQPWFAPILTLSRPILQRVTRGWADGAVHHTLQGTPR, encoded by the coding sequence GTGAAGGGAAAATTCTCTCTTTCTGCGGCCGACGCAGCCTTCATCCGCTCCGCTCCGCTGGTGATCACTCACCGGATCGAATCCGAAGCGACATGTGAAAGCTTGTGGCAGACGTTGACCTCGGACGGAGCGCTCACGTCGTGGGCGCACGGGATCACCGGAGCCGACTGGACCTCGGACAGACCATTCGGCGTCGGGACTACGCGAACCGTGCGAGCCGGCGCTTTTGCTGCACTGAACGAGCGATTCTTCCGCTGGGACGAGGGGCGCCGGATGTCGTTCTACGTGGAGTCGGCGTCACTTCCGGGGTTCAAACGCTTCGCTGAAGATCTGGTGTTGGAACCGACTTCGACTGGCAGCCGCCTCACCTGGACGTTCGCTGTGCAAGCGCAGCCGTGGTTCGCCCCCATTCTGACTCTGTCCCGACCGATCCTCCAACGCGTCACCCGCGGCTGGGCCGACGGCGCCGTCCACCACACACTTCAAGGAACTCCACGATGA
- a CDS encoding aldehyde dehydrogenase family protein, producing MTATEIDTTTQASDDTVTQAVRDARTASEWWAELTFEQRARRLDRWRGIIARRASELADVVHRDMGKPHPDAMLEIAMALEHLAWASKNARKVLGRRSVRSSLLTVNQAASVEYRPLGVIGVIGPWNYPVFTPLGSLSFSLAAGNAVVYKPSEFAPAVGQWLGRAFAEVVPEHPVLQVVTGDGSVGATLCLAGVDKIGFTGSTATGKKVMAACAETLTPVLMECGGKDALILDADGNVGAAADAAVWGALSNSGQTCLGVERVYVHEHVYGEFIDKTITLAARVHAGPGAEDKIGPITMPSQVAVIRRHIDDAMSRGGRVVLGGLGSISGQYVQPTIMVDVPEDSLAVTEETFGPTMTITKVASMDEAVELVNASPYALGASVFGKDGAAVADRLRSGGASVNSYVMYAAVPNLPLGGVGASGFGRVHGPDGLKEFTYARSTTRQRFRSPLPLTTFRRTARIDWLVKVLIRALHGRH from the coding sequence ATGACGGCGACCGAGATCGACACGACCACACAGGCGTCCGACGACACAGTGACACAGGCAGTGCGCGACGCCCGTACTGCTTCCGAATGGTGGGCAGAACTGACATTCGAGCAACGCGCTCGTCGACTGGATCGGTGGCGAGGAATCATCGCTCGTCGCGCATCCGAACTCGCCGACGTCGTGCACCGGGACATGGGCAAGCCGCACCCTGACGCAATGCTCGAAATCGCCATGGCACTAGAACATCTCGCGTGGGCGTCGAAGAATGCCCGAAAGGTATTGGGCAGGCGCAGCGTCCGCTCCAGTTTGTTGACGGTCAATCAGGCCGCCTCGGTGGAGTATCGACCTCTCGGGGTGATCGGTGTGATCGGTCCGTGGAACTATCCGGTCTTCACCCCACTCGGTTCGCTCTCGTTCTCGCTGGCTGCAGGCAACGCCGTGGTCTACAAGCCGAGTGAGTTCGCACCGGCAGTCGGGCAATGGTTGGGCCGCGCCTTCGCCGAGGTCGTCCCTGAACATCCTGTGCTGCAGGTCGTCACGGGCGATGGTTCGGTCGGCGCGACACTGTGCCTGGCCGGTGTCGACAAGATCGGGTTCACCGGATCGACCGCGACGGGCAAGAAAGTCATGGCAGCGTGCGCCGAGACCCTCACACCGGTGTTGATGGAATGTGGTGGTAAGGACGCGCTCATCCTTGATGCCGACGGAAATGTCGGTGCCGCCGCGGATGCTGCGGTGTGGGGAGCATTGTCCAACTCCGGTCAAACCTGTCTGGGCGTCGAGCGTGTATACGTGCACGAACATGTCTACGGCGAGTTTATCGACAAGACAATCACTTTGGCTGCCCGAGTTCATGCGGGTCCGGGTGCCGAAGACAAGATCGGTCCGATCACCATGCCCTCGCAAGTGGCTGTAATCCGGCGCCACATCGACGACGCGATGTCGCGGGGTGGACGTGTCGTTCTCGGAGGGCTCGGCTCGATCTCCGGCCAGTACGTGCAACCGACCATCATGGTCGACGTCCCCGAAGACAGCCTCGCCGTCACGGAGGAAACTTTCGGCCCGACGATGACGATCACCAAGGTCGCCTCGATGGACGAGGCGGTGGAGTTGGTCAATGCGTCGCCATACGCATTGGGAGCAAGCGTGTTCGGCAAGGACGGAGCGGCTGTTGCCGATCGGCTCCGATCCGGAGGAGCGTCGGTGAACTCTTACGTGATGTATGCCGCGGTTCCCAACCTGCCACTGGGTGGGGTCGGAGCATCTGGTTTCGGACGCGTTCACGGCCCAGATGGTCTGAAGGAGTTCACCTACGCTCGTTCGACGACTCGGCAACGATTCCGTTCGCCCCTACCACTGACGACGTTTCGAAGGACCGCCCGAATCGACTGGCTGGTCAAGGTTCTCATCCGCGCGCTACACGGAAGGCACTGA
- a CDS encoding SDR family oxidoreductase, whose amino-acid sequence MTGRLSAIAGTVRDLGIPLPGRRLDYDVAGKVVLITGGGDGIGAALARTLHRRGATVALVDVNESSLATAERSFESQRVVTVTADVRDRDGMTAAVQTIIEQLGRIDVVVANAGITPPPATLRQIDPDAFDRVLDVNLTGVFNTVHPTIDEVIRNSGHIVVVSSAASFAPGLGGASYMISKAGVEALGRALRLEVAGYGATAGIAYFGMVDTQLARATLDDDEIGRKLDARLPGPLRHRISPDRAATVIADAIARRAARTLAPAAWEPWAWGRGFINVLADGYLAKDKQAHDLIRELEDRTTAAAPTNASALPKASRRTS is encoded by the coding sequence ATGACGGGACGCTTGTCCGCAATTGCGGGAACAGTCCGCGATCTGGGCATTCCACTGCCCGGACGCCGACTCGACTACGACGTCGCCGGGAAGGTCGTACTGATCACCGGTGGAGGCGACGGTATCGGTGCAGCGCTGGCGCGCACTCTCCACCGGCGTGGGGCCACCGTGGCACTGGTCGACGTCAACGAGAGTTCATTGGCAACGGCCGAGCGCTCATTCGAGTCACAGCGAGTCGTGACGGTGACGGCCGATGTCCGAGATCGGGACGGCATGACCGCAGCCGTGCAAACGATCATCGAGCAGCTGGGCAGAATCGACGTCGTGGTGGCCAACGCCGGAATCACCCCTCCCCCGGCAACATTGCGCCAGATCGATCCCGACGCCTTCGATCGTGTGCTCGACGTCAATCTCACCGGCGTCTTCAACACCGTGCATCCGACCATCGACGAGGTGATCCGCAACAGTGGGCACATCGTCGTCGTGTCATCGGCGGCGTCGTTCGCCCCCGGTTTGGGCGGCGCTTCGTACATGATCAGCAAGGCTGGGGTCGAAGCGCTCGGCCGGGCGCTGCGTCTCGAGGTTGCCGGCTACGGCGCTACTGCCGGCATCGCGTACTTCGGGATGGTGGATACACAACTTGCACGCGCAACACTCGACGACGACGAGATCGGGCGCAAACTCGACGCTCGACTACCTGGTCCCCTCCGTCATCGAATCTCCCCGGACCGTGCCGCCACCGTGATCGCCGACGCGATCGCGCGCCGCGCCGCCCGGACCCTTGCCCCCGCTGCCTGGGAACCCTGGGCGTGGGGACGCGGATTCATCAATGTCCTTGCCGACGGTTACCTGGCAAAAGACAAACAGGCACACGACCTGATCCGCGAACTCGAAGACAGAACCACCGCTGCGGCCCCGACGAATGCATCAGCCCTGCCAAAGGCATCCAGGAGAACATCATGA
- the fadD11 gene encoding fatty acid--CoA ligase FadD11, which yields MTTLCAAFQRVSAVAPDAVALRDIGDARTLTWRAYGEQVRDVAAGLAGIGVGHGDTVALMMSNRIEFYPIDVGAQHLGATSFSIYNTSAPEAIQYILANSGARVLVCEAQYVDTVRRSGATLDTIVVVDAQPSAQQSGTLTLEQMKSSAAADFDFESTWRAVKPNDVATLIYTSGTTGNPKGVETTHACLLFETTAVSAVLPVEFGDRITSYMPSAHIADRLTCLYMQMVFGAQITVVPDPSQVAAALPDCRPTIWGSVPRVWEKLKVAVESAVANEPDDARRVALQWALDVGRTRLAHLRAGETVPAELEADYARADAMVLSALRAKLGFAELKWAISGAAPIPPDTLAFFAALGVPISEIWGMSELTCIASTAPAEPTKLGTVGKLLPGMEMRIEADGELLVRGPLVMKGYRGEPAKTAEAISADGWLSTGDIVTADADGYLTVIDRKKELIINASGKNMSPAAIETAVKTSSSLIGEVVAIGDGRKFNTALITLSADAAVGGARSLGLAAEAAVLAKDARIVDIVATAVAEGNSRLSRAEQIKRFHVLTTFWEPGGDELTPTMKLRRKPIAEKYASEIAALYADSVVEDVYEPAPCA from the coding sequence ATGACTACGTTGTGTGCAGCCTTCCAGCGAGTGTCGGCGGTAGCGCCCGACGCGGTGGCTTTGCGAGACATCGGCGATGCGCGAACACTGACGTGGCGCGCGTACGGCGAACAGGTTCGCGATGTTGCCGCGGGATTGGCCGGAATCGGCGTGGGACATGGCGATACGGTTGCATTGATGATGAGTAACCGCATCGAGTTCTACCCGATCGACGTCGGCGCCCAACACCTCGGCGCGACGTCCTTCTCCATCTACAACACGTCGGCACCCGAAGCCATCCAGTACATCCTCGCCAATTCCGGTGCGCGAGTGCTCGTCTGCGAGGCCCAGTACGTGGATACCGTTCGCCGATCCGGTGCCACACTCGACACGATCGTGGTCGTCGACGCGCAACCGTCTGCCCAGCAGTCCGGCACCCTGACGCTGGAGCAGATGAAGTCCTCTGCTGCCGCCGATTTCGATTTCGAGAGCACCTGGCGTGCGGTGAAACCGAACGACGTCGCCACGTTGATCTACACCTCCGGCACGACCGGCAACCCCAAGGGCGTCGAGACGACTCATGCCTGTCTGTTGTTCGAAACCACCGCCGTCAGTGCTGTACTCCCCGTCGAGTTCGGTGACCGCATCACCTCGTACATGCCGTCGGCGCACATCGCCGATCGGCTCACCTGCCTGTACATGCAAATGGTGTTCGGCGCCCAGATCACTGTCGTGCCGGATCCGAGCCAGGTAGCGGCTGCGCTTCCGGACTGTCGCCCCACGATCTGGGGCAGCGTCCCCCGTGTGTGGGAAAAGCTGAAGGTTGCAGTCGAATCGGCCGTCGCCAACGAACCGGACGACGCGCGGCGAGTGGCATTGCAGTGGGCACTCGACGTCGGTCGCACTCGGCTCGCACACTTGCGAGCCGGTGAAACAGTCCCCGCCGAACTGGAAGCGGACTACGCCCGAGCCGATGCAATGGTCCTCTCCGCTCTGCGTGCGAAACTCGGTTTTGCCGAACTGAAGTGGGCCATCTCTGGCGCCGCACCGATTCCGCCGGACACCTTGGCATTCTTTGCAGCCCTGGGAGTTCCGATCTCGGAGATCTGGGGAATGTCCGAGCTGACATGCATTGCGAGCACCGCACCGGCCGAGCCGACCAAGCTGGGAACGGTCGGAAAGTTGCTTCCAGGCATGGAAATGCGCATCGAGGCGGACGGTGAGCTACTGGTTCGAGGACCGTTGGTCATGAAGGGGTACCGCGGCGAACCGGCAAAAACGGCCGAAGCGATCAGTGCAGACGGTTGGCTTTCGACCGGAGACATCGTCACGGCCGACGCAGACGGATACCTCACGGTGATCGATCGCAAGAAGGAGCTGATCATCAATGCGTCGGGAAAGAACATGTCCCCCGCTGCCATCGAGACCGCAGTGAAGACGTCGTCGTCGTTGATCGGTGAGGTCGTGGCAATCGGAGACGGCCGAAAGTTCAACACAGCGTTGATCACTCTCAGCGCCGACGCCGCGGTCGGAGGGGCACGCTCACTGGGACTTGCGGCCGAGGCCGCGGTACTCGCCAAGGACGCTCGGATCGTCGACATCGTTGCAACTGCTGTCGCCGAGGGAAACTCGCGTCTGTCGAGGGCCGAGCAGATCAAGCGGTTTCACGTACTCACCACGTTCTGGGAGCCAGGCGGCGACGAGCTGACACCGACGATGAAGCTCAGGCGCAAGCCGATAGCCGAGAAGTACGCGTCCGAAATTGCAGCCCTCTATGCGGATTCGGTCGTAGAGGACGTCTACGAGCCTGCGCCCTGCGCATAG
- a CDS encoding sulfate/molybdate ABC transporter ATP-binding protein yields the protein MSGLHVDIEIPERDVVATFDVAAGEVTAVLGPNGAGKSTVLAAVAGLHHPRRGLIELNSRVLTDTGRGVALAPHRRGTALLAQEALLFPHLSAAANVAFAPRSAGRSRRDSADSARHWLDAVDAAELADRKPSQLSGGQAQRVAVARALAAEPELLLLDEPMSALDVASAPALRSLLRRVLRTGDRTAVLVTHDALDALALADTVVVLDGGRVVERGDVRTVLTRPRSAFAARIAGINLRSGTMAGDGMLRSPVGVDIAGQTETDLPAGSAAVAVFEPRAVSVYLDPPHGSPRNAFAVTIAEIENRGDVVRVRAEDEAGQPGLSADITASAAAELDLVPGSAATFVVKATETLIYAQGAGS from the coding sequence GTGAGTGGCCTCCACGTCGACATCGAGATTCCGGAGCGCGACGTCGTTGCGACGTTCGACGTCGCGGCCGGTGAGGTGACCGCTGTCCTCGGACCGAACGGCGCAGGCAAGTCGACGGTACTGGCGGCGGTTGCCGGACTACATCACCCGCGGCGTGGGTTGATCGAACTGAATTCCCGCGTTCTCACCGATACCGGTAGGGGAGTCGCGTTGGCGCCGCATCGGCGCGGCACTGCTCTACTCGCGCAAGAGGCACTTCTCTTTCCCCACCTCAGTGCGGCCGCGAACGTGGCGTTCGCGCCGCGCAGTGCAGGGCGGTCGCGTCGCGATTCCGCCGATTCCGCGCGCCACTGGCTCGACGCAGTCGACGCCGCCGAATTGGCTGACCGCAAGCCGTCACAGCTCTCCGGCGGTCAAGCGCAACGAGTCGCAGTGGCGAGGGCATTGGCTGCCGAACCCGAACTACTCCTGCTCGACGAACCGATGTCTGCGCTCGACGTCGCCTCCGCCCCGGCATTGCGGTCGTTGCTGCGTAGAGTGCTCCGAACAGGAGATCGCACGGCCGTGCTCGTCACGCACGACGCTCTGGATGCGCTGGCCCTTGCCGACACCGTTGTCGTGCTGGACGGCGGCCGGGTCGTCGAACGTGGTGACGTACGAACAGTTCTGACTCGCCCGCGTAGTGCATTTGCAGCACGCATCGCAGGGATCAACTTGCGCAGCGGCACGATGGCCGGAGACGGAATGCTCAGAAGTCCGGTCGGGGTGGATATCGCGGGCCAGACGGAGACCGACCTACCGGCCGGCAGTGCCGCCGTGGCAGTCTTCGAGCCGCGAGCAGTGTCGGTCTACCTGGATCCGCCTCACGGGAGCCCACGAAACGCGTTTGCGGTCACGATCGCGGAGATCGAAAATCGAGGCGATGTCGTCCGAGTCCGAGCCGAGGACGAAGCCGGCCAGCCGGGCTTGTCTGCCGACATCACGGCGAGCGCAGCGGCCGAGCTCGATCTGGTTCCGGGATCGGCCGCTACGTTTGTGGTCAAGGCCACCGAGACGCTGATCTATGCGCAGGGCGCAGGCTCGTAG
- a CDS encoding ABC transporter permease, whose product MTHLRPAVRAPLGLPVWIYLPALIGGAFVIAPLAAMLATVQWSQFWELVTSESSVAALKLSLKTAAMSTLLCILFGVPMAAVLARSHFRGLSVLRSLILLPLVLPPVVGGIALLYTFGRKGLIGEQLEVLGIQIAFSTTAVVLAQTFVALPFLVVSLEGALRTAGTRYEAVASTLGARPTTVLRRVTLPLVLPGLVSGAVLAFARALGEFGATLTFAGSLQGVTRTLPLEIYLQRETDPDAAVALSLVLVVVAVVIVVAVRGRGSAGSL is encoded by the coding sequence GTGACACACCTACGACCGGCGGTCCGGGCTCCGCTCGGGTTGCCGGTATGGATTTACCTTCCCGCGCTGATCGGCGGGGCGTTTGTCATCGCTCCCTTGGCCGCGATGCTGGCCACCGTGCAGTGGTCGCAGTTCTGGGAACTCGTGACTTCCGAATCGTCGGTTGCCGCGTTGAAACTGAGTTTGAAGACAGCAGCGATGAGCACGCTGCTGTGCATCCTGTTCGGCGTACCGATGGCCGCGGTGTTGGCGCGCAGTCATTTTCGGGGACTGTCCGTTCTTCGATCCTTGATTCTGCTCCCGCTGGTTCTGCCGCCCGTGGTGGGCGGTATCGCGTTGCTGTACACGTTCGGGCGCAAAGGGTTGATCGGTGAGCAGTTGGAAGTGCTCGGCATCCAGATAGCATTCTCGACAACCGCGGTGGTCCTGGCGCAGACGTTTGTCGCGCTACCGTTCCTCGTCGTCAGCCTCGAAGGTGCGCTACGCACTGCGGGCACACGATACGAGGCCGTAGCCTCGACGCTCGGAGCCCGCCCGACCACCGTGCTTCGCCGGGTGACTTTGCCGCTGGTGCTTCCCGGTCTGGTGTCAGGGGCAGTGCTGGCTTTCGCTCGCGCACTGGGGGAGTTCGGTGCAACGCTGACGTTCGCGGGAAGTCTGCAAGGGGTCACGCGTACCCTGCCGTTGGAAATCTATCTCCAGCGTGAGACCGATCCGGATGCAGCGGTAGCGCTTTCGCTGGTGTTGGTCGTAGTCGCGGTGGTCATCGTGGTTGCGGTGCGTGGACGCGGATCGGCGGGTTCGTTGTGA